The following proteins come from a genomic window of Triticum aestivum cultivar Chinese Spring chromosome 6A, IWGSC CS RefSeq v2.1, whole genome shotgun sequence:
- the LOC123128245 gene encoding zinc finger protein CONSTANS-LIKE 10 isoform X1 produces the protein MGALCDFCGEQRPTIYCRSDAASLCLSCDRNVHSANTLSQRHMRTLLCDRCASQPAAVRCLEENTSLCQNCDWSGHAATSMAAVHLRQTINCYSGCPSSEELARIWSFDFDAPSAAAEPNCEEGISMMSINDSGVSNHCGVQQDCSLLDIANSSLMSDPPTSEKLKSEDEMNLQPLPTHQPAQSVSMAPKVPSVTDDDMFNDGRIYENFCVDDNDLTFENYEELFGTPHVQTEQLFDDAGIDSFFELKEMPAADCDQQLNPMRPKCSNAVSADSSLCVPARQAISTISLSFSGLTGESNAGDHQDCEVSPLLLMGEQPWLPPGSEGSSAGGSRGSALSRYMEKKKRRKFDKKIRYASRKARADVRKRVKGRFVKAGEAYDYDPLSDTRSY, from the exons ATGGGTGCTCTTTGTGATTTTTGCGGGGAGCAAAGGCCAACAATTTATTGCCGATCGGATGCCGCATCCTTATGCTTATCGTGCGACCGTAATGTGCATTCGGCTAACACCCTTTCCCAGCGACATATGAGGACCCTTCTGTGTGATCGTTGTGCTTCACAGCCTGCAGCAGTCCGGTGTCTTGAAGAGAACACCTCACTTTGCCAAAACTGTGATTGGAGCGGGCATGCCGCAACATCCATGGCTGCCGTGCATCTAAGGCAGACCATAAACTGCTACTCGGGGTGCCCATCATCAGAAGAGCTGGCAAGAATCTGGTCCTTTGATTTTGATGCCCCTTCTGCAGCTGCTGAGCCGAACTGTGAGGAAGGAATAAGCATGATGAGCATTAATGACAGTGGTGTCAGTAACCATTGTGGCGTTCAACAGGATTGTAGCTTGCTGGATATAGCTAACTCATCACTCATGAGTGATCCGCCCACTAGCGAGAAGCTTAAATCTGAAGACGAAATGAATCTTCAACCACTTCCTACGCATCAGCCTGCTCAATCAGTTTCTATGGCACCTAAG GTACCCAGTGTAACAGATGACGATATGTTCAATGATGGCAGAATATATGAAAACTTCTGTGTGGATGATAATGACCTGACATTTGAGAATTATGAAGAACTGTTTGGTACTCCACACGTTCAGACAGAGCAACTATTTGATGATGCTGGAATTGACAGTTTCTTTGAATTGAAGGAAATGCCAGCTGCTGATTGTGACCAG CAGCTCAACCCCATGCGACCCAAATGTAGCAACGCGGTATCTGCTGATTCCAGTCTTTGTGTTCCTGCAAGGCAGGCCATATCTACTATTTCCCTCTCGTTCTCTGGTTTGACTGGTGAGAGCAATGCTGGAGATCACCAAGATTGTGAGGTATCACCACTGCTCCTTATGGGCGAGCAACCCTGGCTTCCTCCTGGTTCTGAAGGATCATCTGCCGGTGGTAGCAGAGGTAGCGCTCTCTCACGGTacatggagaagaagaagagaagaaa ATTCGACAAGAAGATCAGGTACGCTTCTCGCAAGGCCAGGGCAGACGTGAGGAAGAGGGTCAAGGGCCGGTTCGTGAAAGCGGGCGAAGCATACGACTACGATCCGCTCAGCGACACACGAAGCTACTGA
- the LOC123128245 gene encoding zinc finger protein CONSTANS-LIKE 10 isoform X2 — MGALCDFCGEQRPTIYCRSDAASLCLSCDRNVHSANTLSQRHMRTLLCDRCASQPAAVRCLEENTSLCQNCDWSGHAATSMAAVHLRQTINCYSGCPSSEELARIWSFDFDAPSAAAEPNCEEGISMMSINDSGVSNHCGVQQDCSLLDIANSSLMSDPPTSEKLKSEDEMNLQPLPTHQPAQSVSMAPKVPSVTDDDMFNDGRIYENFCVDDNDLTFENYEELFGTPHVQTEQLFDDAGIDSFFELKEMPAADCDQLNPMRPKCSNAVSADSSLCVPARQAISTISLSFSGLTGESNAGDHQDCEVSPLLLMGEQPWLPPGSEGSSAGGSRGSALSRYMEKKKRRKFDKKIRYASRKARADVRKRVKGRFVKAGEAYDYDPLSDTRSY, encoded by the exons ATGGGTGCTCTTTGTGATTTTTGCGGGGAGCAAAGGCCAACAATTTATTGCCGATCGGATGCCGCATCCTTATGCTTATCGTGCGACCGTAATGTGCATTCGGCTAACACCCTTTCCCAGCGACATATGAGGACCCTTCTGTGTGATCGTTGTGCTTCACAGCCTGCAGCAGTCCGGTGTCTTGAAGAGAACACCTCACTTTGCCAAAACTGTGATTGGAGCGGGCATGCCGCAACATCCATGGCTGCCGTGCATCTAAGGCAGACCATAAACTGCTACTCGGGGTGCCCATCATCAGAAGAGCTGGCAAGAATCTGGTCCTTTGATTTTGATGCCCCTTCTGCAGCTGCTGAGCCGAACTGTGAGGAAGGAATAAGCATGATGAGCATTAATGACAGTGGTGTCAGTAACCATTGTGGCGTTCAACAGGATTGTAGCTTGCTGGATATAGCTAACTCATCACTCATGAGTGATCCGCCCACTAGCGAGAAGCTTAAATCTGAAGACGAAATGAATCTTCAACCACTTCCTACGCATCAGCCTGCTCAATCAGTTTCTATGGCACCTAAG GTACCCAGTGTAACAGATGACGATATGTTCAATGATGGCAGAATATATGAAAACTTCTGTGTGGATGATAATGACCTGACATTTGAGAATTATGAAGAACTGTTTGGTACTCCACACGTTCAGACAGAGCAACTATTTGATGATGCTGGAATTGACAGTTTCTTTGAATTGAAGGAAATGCCAGCTGCTGATTGTGACCAG CTCAACCCCATGCGACCCAAATGTAGCAACGCGGTATCTGCTGATTCCAGTCTTTGTGTTCCTGCAAGGCAGGCCATATCTACTATTTCCCTCTCGTTCTCTGGTTTGACTGGTGAGAGCAATGCTGGAGATCACCAAGATTGTGAGGTATCACCACTGCTCCTTATGGGCGAGCAACCCTGGCTTCCTCCTGGTTCTGAAGGATCATCTGCCGGTGGTAGCAGAGGTAGCGCTCTCTCACGGTacatggagaagaagaagagaagaaa ATTCGACAAGAAGATCAGGTACGCTTCTCGCAAGGCCAGGGCAGACGTGAGGAAGAGGGTCAAGGGCCGGTTCGTGAAAGCGGGCGAAGCATACGACTACGATCCGCTCAGCGACACACGAAGCTACTGA